A single genomic interval of Hydractinia symbiolongicarpus strain clone_291-10 chromosome 8, HSymV2.1, whole genome shotgun sequence harbors:
- the LOC130655418 gene encoding CDGSH iron-sulfur domain-containing protein 2 homolog, whose amino-acid sequence MSLKEDALKIGGAFLAGGIASYLVFKIVVPKVTHYDGSDCINKCVEKDKAKCVNVFDMEDLPNEVAFCRCWRSSKFPYCDGTHNGHNKLTGDNVGPVCISRKS is encoded by the exons ATGTCACTTAAGGAAGACGCTCTAAAAATTGGTGGGGCATTTTTAGCAGGTGGAATTGCTTCATATTTAGTTTTCAAGATTGTAGTTCCAAAG GTGACTCATTATGATGGAAGCGACTGCATTAACAAATGTGTGGAAAAAGATAAGGCGAAATGTGTAAATGTTTTTGACATGGAGGACCTGCCAAATGAAGTTGCCTTCTGTAGGTGCTGGAGGTCAAGCAAG tttCCATACTGTGATGGAACACATAACGGGCATAACAAACTTACCGGAGATAATGTTGGTCCTGTGTGCATCTCAAGAAAGTCATAA